The genomic stretch TATCGGCTGGAGCCAATGCCGCAATCGGCTTGTGCGCCTTAATCACAATAGCAGCTATTTGGTAATGAATATGATGCGTCGCAGCTTTCTTGGTGTTCTGACTTCCTTGGCCTTCATCGGTTCCGCACGCTGAAGGCGAGGCTGAGGCTCGCAAGGCGGCCTCAACAGCGCAGTTGAAGAAGGAGGGCGTGCCCTTCATCGACCATTTGCCGACGATCGAAACCGCAGCCGAAAGTCGGCGACGGACGACGGACGAGGTGGTTAAGCGCGCCATCGCACTAGTGATCGTGGCCGTCAAAGGGGAGACCAATGATCGAAATCTTGTAAGCAACTTGATCAGCCAGTTTGGAGCAGAAGGGTTTTTTACGCCCAAAGAGCAAGCGTTTGTCGGTAACACCGTTGCAACCGAGCAAGATCGGGCAAATTTTAGCTGGCGATATGAAGGGGCTTTCGTAATGTTGTGGGCGTTGCAAGTCTTCAAAAACCTTGGGCGTCCAGATAGGCCTTGCGATGTGTCGCGTATGGTTTCGATGTTGCATGACCTCGACACGGAAGGGCTGCTCAAGCGGGCCAATTTGCGTTCGCAAAGCGACCTTCTCGATGCTGCCGATCTGATCTATCGGTACGATTGGGCTGTGGTGGATGCGCGGGTGAATGGTAAAGCCGCGCCGGCAGGATTGGAACGAGACGTGGTTGTCGAACGTCATTACGCGCTCAATTGGCTGATTGGGTATATGGGGCAGGAATGGGATGACATCTCGACCGACACATGATGAGCCGGTCGCAAGCGGGGTGCTACCTTGGATCGGACTTCGCTTGCCGAGTTTGGATTTGACGAGCTTAGACGGTTCCTGACGGTTTTGCCGAGGCCGAGTTGGCGCGCCTTTGATCAGCAGGCGCGGCCCGATTTGGAGACCTTATTCAGGAACCAACGCCTGGATGGAGCCATTCAAGGGTTACCTCTCATGGCGGTAATGGCGCGATCGATCCGGCGAGGTCGGCAGATACTCGCCCGAGGATGATGCCCTGAGTTTTTTCTCAAGCAAACGGCACCGCCGTCGTCCCCTTCGGCAGCTTCGCCTCATCATCGGGCTCGACGTGGATGGTGACGCGCACCGAGGGGATTTCGGCTCTCAGCGCGTCCTCGATGCGGTCGCAGATGACGTGGCTGGCGCCGACCGTCATGTCGGCGTCGACGACCAGATGAAACTCGATGAAGGTGGCGCGGCCGGCGATGCGGGTTTTCAGGTCATGCACCTCCATCGCGCCCTTGCAGTTGGCCGAGATGATGTCGCGGATGCGCATGTGCTCGGCGGTGTCGACGGCACGATCCATCAGGCCGTTCATCGACGAGCCGATGACGTGCCAGCCCTGCCACAGGATGTTGAGCGCGACGATGACGGCGAGCGCCGGATCGAGGATCTGCCAGCCGGTCAGGATCGCGCCGACCAGGCCGCCGAAGACCCCGATCGAGGTGACGACGTCGGTCATGATGTGATTGCCGTCGGCGACCAGCGCCGGCGACTTTTCGGCCCGACCGACGCGGATCAGCGTCCAGGCCCAGAAGGCATTGATGACGGTGGCGATACCGTTGACGGCAAGGCCGTTCCGGGGCTTTTCCAGCGGCGCCGGCGCCTGCCAGGAGCGCCAGACCTCGTTGAGGATCAGCAAAGCCGCGAGCACGATCAGCACGCCTTCCAGCACCGCCGAGAAATACTCGGCCTTGTGGTGGCCGAAGGGGTGATCCTGATCTGCCGGCTTGTAGCTGACCTGGATCGCCCAGAACGCCGCGACAGAAGCAATGACGTTGACGATCGATTCCAGCGCATCGGAATAGAGTGCGACCGAGCCGGTGACGTACCAGGCGACGAGCTTCAGGCCGAACACGACAAAAGCGATCACGATCGACCAGAAGGCAAGGTTGGCAACCTTGCGCCTCGCGGCGGCCTTGGCCGCGATCGCCATCGTGTTCTCGGCTTCGGCCATCGAGGTCAGGCTGCCTTTTCCTTGGCCTTGCGCGGCAAGTGGGCGACGATGTTCTCGATGATGCGCATGCCGGCATTGTGGCCGAGCGTCATGATCGATTCCGGGTGGAACTGCACCGCGGCAATCGGCTCCTTGCGGTGTTCGAAAGCCATGATGACGCCGTCTTCCGTCTCGGCTGTGACGATGAAATCGTCGGGCAGCCGCACCGGATCGGCAAAGATCGAGTGGTAACGGCCGACGGTGACTTCCTTGGGCAGGCCGGAGAAGATAATGCCGGGCTTCGAGACGCGGATGCGCGACGGCTTGCCGTGCATGGGAATATGCAGCTGGCGCAACTCCCCGCCATAGGCCTCGGCCAGCGCCTGCAGGCCAAGGCAGACGCCGAAGATCGGCAGGTCGCGGGCGCGCGCCTTCTTGATGGTCGCGGCGCAATCGAAGTCCTTTGGTGTGCCCGGTCCGGGTGAGAGCACGACGAGATCGGGCTTCAGCCGCTCGAAGACCTCCTCAGGCACCGGCGTACGCACGGTCGAGACATTGGCGCCGGTCTGGCGGAAATAGTTGGCCAGCGTGTGGACGAAGGAGTCCTCGTGGTCGACGAGCAGGATGTTGACGCCGTCGCCGACGCGCGCGGTGGTGCGCTCGGTGCTGGCGGCATTGCCCAACTTGGCGTCGCGAATGGCGGAGAGCATGGCGGATGCCTTCAGTTCGGTTTCGGCTTCTTCTTCCTCTGGAATGCTGTCGAACAGCAATGTGGCGCCGGCGCGCACTTCGGCAATGCCGTCCTTGATGCGGATGGTGCGCAGCGTCAGGCCGGTGTTCATGTCGCCGTTGAAGTTGACCATGCCGATCGCGCCACCATACCAGGCGCGCGGGCTCTTCTCGTTCTGCTCGATGAAGCGCATGGCCCACAGTTTCGGCGCGCCGGTGACGGTGACAGCCCAGGCGTGCGACAGAAACGCGTCGAAGGCATCCATACCTTCGCGCAGCCGGCCTTCGATATGATCCACCGTGTGGATCAGGCGTGAATACATCTCGATCTGGCGGCGGCCAATGACGCGCACCGAGCCGGGCTCACAGACCCGGGACTTGTCGTTGCGGTCAACGTCCGAGCACATGGTCAGCTCGGACTCGTCCTTCTTGGAATTGAGCAATTTCAGGATCTGCTCCGAGTCCGAGATGGCGTCGTCGCCGCGCTTGATGGTGCCCGAGATGGGGCAGGTCTCGACGCGGCGGCCGTTGACGCGCACGAACATTTCCGGCGACGCGCCGATCAGGTATTCGCCCTCACCCAGATTGATGAAGAAGGAATAGGGCGAGGGGTTGATCGACTTCAGCTTGCGCGAAATCTCGGACGGCTGCGTCTCGCAGCGCTCGTAGAACATCTGGCCGGGCACGACCTCGAACAGATCACCGCGCTTGAATGAATCCATCGCCTTGCGCACCAGATTGGCATATTCGCCGGGCTCATGGTCGCCGCGCGGCAGGATGCGGTCGGCGGTCTTGAACGGCTCGGCGATTTCGTCGCGCGGCAGGCCTTCGGTCGAAAAACCCTCGCCTGAATAATCGTAGCGGTCGGTCCAGGCCTTGGCCGAATAATGGTCGACGACGAGAATCTCGTCGGGCAGGAACAGGACGAGGTCACGCTGGCTCGGCTTGCGCTCGAGCTTGTAGTCGACCGGGTCGAACTGGAAGGCAAGATCGTAGCCGAAGGCACCGTAGAGGCCGAGATTGGCGTCTTCCGCGGTTTTGAACAGGGCCGTGATGGCGCGCAGCACGGTGAAGACCGAAGGGACGCGGCTGCGTTCCTCCTCGGTGAAGACCCTGCCGGGCTTGGCGACGTCGAGGCGGATCAGTGTCTTCGTCGTCTCGGCGATGGTGATGTCGGCAAGGCCACCCAGCGTCTTGCCGATGACCGGCAACAGCGCCTCGCCACGGCCGTTCAGCGCCTCGATGCGCATGGCGCGGCCACGCGCGGAGATGACCAGCGGCGGATCGATGATGGCGGTGTCCCAGCGCGTGTAGCGGCCGGGATATTCGTAATTCGAGGAAAAAACCGCACCCCGGCGGGAATTCAAGCCGTCGACATAGGTGTCGATCGCGCCTGCATAGGGCCGGTCGTGGCGCTCGCGGGTGATGGTGATGCCACCCGCGGTCACGAAGCTTTCAGCGCCGTTTTCCAGAACCTTCATCGTCATTGCCGTCTCCATCAGCTTGTTGGGGCAACGGACCCGGGACTGGCTTGGAAAAAACAAATGGCCGCCCGGACTTTCCGTTGCGGCCACCCTCTCTTTTCACGCACGCGCGTTCGAACAGGCCGCTGTCAGCAGGCCCACCACCAAATGGTCTTGGTCGAACGCATGTTCATGGCGAAATCCATAGCGGCGAAAAGCGGGATGCGCAACAGGTTTGAAAAGTCTGTTCGGTGGCCGCCGCTTGTCAGGCTCATG from Mesorhizobium sp. NZP2077 encodes the following:
- a CDS encoding DUF4272 domain-containing protein → MPFIDHLPTIETAAESRRRTTDEVVKRAIALVIVAVKGETNDRNLVSNLISQFGAEGFFTPKEQAFVGNTVATEQDRANFSWRYEGAFVMLWALQVFKNLGRPDRPCDVSRMVSMLHDLDTEGLLKRANLRSQSDLLDAADLIYRYDWAVVDARVNGKAAPAGLERDVVVERHYALNWLIGYMGQEWDDISTDT
- a CDS encoding cation diffusion facilitator family transporter, with protein sequence MAEAENTMAIAAKAAARRKVANLAFWSIVIAFVVFGLKLVAWYVTGSVALYSDALESIVNVIASVAAFWAIQVSYKPADQDHPFGHHKAEYFSAVLEGVLIVLAALLILNEVWRSWQAPAPLEKPRNGLAVNGIATVINAFWAWTLIRVGRAEKSPALVADGNHIMTDVVTSIGVFGGLVGAILTGWQILDPALAVIVALNILWQGWHVIGSSMNGLMDRAVDTAEHMRIRDIISANCKGAMEVHDLKTRIAGRATFIEFHLVVDADMTVGASHVICDRIEDALRAEIPSVRVTIHVEPDDEAKLPKGTTAVPFA
- a CDS encoding anthranilate synthase, coding for MTMKVLENGAESFVTAGGITITRERHDRPYAGAIDTYVDGLNSRRGAVFSSNYEYPGRYTRWDTAIIDPPLVISARGRAMRIEALNGRGEALLPVIGKTLGGLADITIAETTKTLIRLDVAKPGRVFTEEERSRVPSVFTVLRAITALFKTAEDANLGLYGAFGYDLAFQFDPVDYKLERKPSQRDLVLFLPDEILVVDHYSAKAWTDRYDYSGEGFSTEGLPRDEIAEPFKTADRILPRGDHEPGEYANLVRKAMDSFKRGDLFEVVPGQMFYERCETQPSEISRKLKSINPSPYSFFINLGEGEYLIGASPEMFVRVNGRRVETCPISGTIKRGDDAISDSEQILKLLNSKKDESELTMCSDVDRNDKSRVCEPGSVRVIGRRQIEMYSRLIHTVDHIEGRLREGMDAFDAFLSHAWAVTVTGAPKLWAMRFIEQNEKSPRAWYGGAIGMVNFNGDMNTGLTLRTIRIKDGIAEVRAGATLLFDSIPEEEEAETELKASAMLSAIRDAKLGNAASTERTTARVGDGVNILLVDHEDSFVHTLANYFRQTGANVSTVRTPVPEEVFERLKPDLVVLSPGPGTPKDFDCAATIKKARARDLPIFGVCLGLQALAEAYGGELRQLHIPMHGKPSRIRVSKPGIIFSGLPKEVTVGRYHSIFADPVRLPDDFIVTAETEDGVIMAFEHRKEPIAAVQFHPESIMTLGHNAGMRIIENIVAHLPRKAKEKAA